CATACCTGCACATTCCTTGTCAACTTATAACATGCCCACACATTCTTTGTCTAGATGCTCCATTTTTAATGCAAATATTACAATCACAACAGCGGaagtaaagggagataattacaTGGCATTGCCTACCCTGGTTGTGTTTGAGGGTGATTGTCAGAGAACACCAACTACAGACATCCCCTCCCTCCATGGTCAGCTTATCATAAGTGACATAAGTAATTGCACTCACACTTGATGAAGTCTCCGAGGTCAATGTCGTTGACATACTGCCCTGTCTCTACATACTTGCTGAACTTCACCTCATTCAACATGTCCTCAATCTGGCAACACATAAGGAAGTTAGTACATGTCCCGAACATGGAACACTTCATGTGTAACGGATATCAGAGTTTCAGATCTAATAACCAGTTCTCTTAGTCATGCTGTCTTCATTCTCTTTGATTGGGAGGATGTCAACACAAACTTTACACAATATCTATGTTCAAAAATtattcacatcaagaagtataatTTCCTTCCTGTGAAAAATTAAACCATCAAAGAAGTCACAGTACAGGATCACAGTGCtgtttaatttatttaatttattttccttttccatttctCTTGTCTAATAACTGGAATCGTAAAGAAGAACATTTCTGTACTCCAGCTGCTGTATGCTGACCTCCTGTTCTGAGGGGTAGAATCCCATGGCCCTCATCACAAAGGGCACCTCTGACAACTGGATCTTGATGGACACTTGCCTTGTCTCCATAGTGTTCACACTTTGACTGAAGGGGAAGCAATCCACAAGTTAGGGACATCACATCTGACCAAAGATAGAGGATCTTTTCATGTAATTGCAAGACTATATTTGTACTGTTATACCCTGGCCTCAAactcccccccaccccccatcccCCTACCCCCAAACAAGCCAGTCTTTTCCCAGAAACCAGTCATGTCTTAAGcatgaaaatgttgatatttttgaTTATCAAGGTTACTATAATGCTTTTCTATCTCTGATTCACACCTATACAATGTTTTGGGCTGTCCCATAAAATTACTGTCAAGAAATTCAGTTTAGCAGTACACAGAGGGAATCAAACTAGTGCCGATATCTCCTTGAAAATATCCACATGATGATGCAATAAATTCCTGACTGGTGTAGCCATGGAAACACTGAAAATCTATCTATATTCCGACAGACACATTTTGGGCATGCAAAGAAATGCCTTAAGTCTGCATGTCAACTCTCAGTGATGCCTCATGATGCCAAATGAGACAGAACTTCAGCTCACAGATGTCACAGTAAATCTAAGACCAGAGTGTTGCAGTTACCTCCTGATCTGTGCATAGTAGAAGTAGTCCTCTAACTCTGCGAACAGGTCGCCGTCTCGGCCTCCATCCAGTAAACCGTAGAACGGGATCAGGTCCTCACCTCCCAGCTGAGCCTGGGCCTCAAGAGCGCTGCGGAAGAAGCATTGTTTACTAGAATGTGGGTAACTTCACCACTGTGGATCAGTTCACTGCCTCAGTGATGTACTGTTCAGAGTGTTTGCCCTGAGAACAGAAGGCCGCATcattccaaaacatgttaaaatatggtacttgttggtcgaTACTTCATCTCAAACCCTCTCTGGATCCACCCCTGCTAAAACATCTCATTTGGTACACTGGTGAACACACTCATCCATCTAAGTGTGCTctattacctgctttctgacctatacactgtacacaagaccACGCGCCACCTCACAAATGACAAACTCTTGTTTTGTACTGAGGGAATCAATGTGTCACTCGCTGCTTGCTTTGGGGTGAGTCCATCTTTAAGAGTGCTGATGTCAGGAGTGATGGAACTTCAGGAATCTATATCTCATTGATGCAGTTGAAGTCAACAGCAGGTTTATACTGATAATGTGTTTGTGACTGACTTACCTGATGTTCACTTCCCACATGTGTACAGCGGCGTCTGCTCCACCAGCCGTGAACAAGTAGCGACCATCACTACTGCATGTCAGGTTGGCAACCTGTAACAATGTAACCAACTCACTGTAACCATATGTGTTACAGCAGGAGACACAAACTTGAACTACTCCCTGCCAATGATATGTTTCACAAGACTCAAGATCTTGACCACAACGCCTGTCTGGGACTTGTTCTCCAGACTCGGTGATACTACACGTAAATCATACACTGATCAATATGCTGCCAGCTGGCTAGCACTTGTATCTTTGTAGGGATCTCTTATAGTTATATGATGGAGTTAGAAAAAgatatatatgatacataaaatTGGTTCACCAATGGTTCAGTGATTAGAATTAGTTGCTGTGGTAAAGTAGCAAGTAGCCAAGTCCTGCCATAGCAGGAAACTCTACTGATGTGAGGACACAACGACAGTTTACCCTGCAAGGATGAGCAACAAGTGCCATGCTGTTGTGGGGGTTGCCGGTCAAGGGGAGAATACTCATGCCAACTTTGTCCTCTGTTGTGTATGCCAAGTAACGTTTGTTTTTCACTTCATCTTTGGTTGGAATCACTTGTATCCTGAAACATTGCACAAGTGTCTATGGTAACCACAGCACAGAATCTGTATATCACTATCACCTAGAAGCCACATGACTGTTCATAATTATGTTTCTTCATATATTTTTATGCTttagtgtttatttcaccaACTAGTTTGACAAACTAGAGTGAGTAACTAAAAAGCAACTAACTAAAAGCAAAACAATCTTTCACATAAAAGCAGGTAAAAAATTCAGTGAAGGGTTATAGTTCCAAGTTCAATGACAGGTCAAAGGTACAAAGGTCATACTTTGTGACAGGAGAGCCATATGTTGGCCCCAGAAGTGTCTTCCTACACATCTTGGTGGTGGTGTTGTACAGCTTGAATttgtactgaaacaaattgaTTGGAATgttgtgtacatgtacaacaataGGTAAGTTTCAGAATACAGGAAAGTTCGCTAAACAAAGCGAATATACCAGGTACCCAATTCTGAACCGAAAAATTGTAACCATATATAGTTGTCCCTGCTCAACTGTTTGCATGTGGTAGTGTGCATTGCAAAATATTCTTACTGTGCATGCTTGTTACTTATATACGACAATCAAATGCGTCTAATACACCTGTTTGACAGTTccaaacaagaaaacaacaacgCATAGAGGTCCTGGGGTTCGTTTCTGTATTCTGGCTCTGGCTTATGTACACATCTGTAGCACCTATGCCAGGTTTACCTCATTAAACAATCTCAGTTTCATAACTTAAGGTCAAATAGCTATTTTGTTGATACAATGATAAATTCTTAATTCAAGCCTTAATCACAAAAGCCTTGTCAAAGTATCCAAACCACATTTCCATCATTTCAATACAGCAGACCTATCAACTGCCTTAGTTAAAATTTTCTCATTGAAAGAGTAAATATCACAAGGCATAAACAATgacattaaaaatataaaaaacaaaactgttaCCAAAACGGCATCACACTAATCTGTTCAGAGCTGCAGCTGACATACCTGATCATTGGCTGTAAGAATGAAATGCTCTTTTGTGATTGGTGGATACCAAGCCATGCACAAGGGGACAGCACTCTGCTCAATCCGGTCAGCGCTGGACAATTTTATGTTGTCACGGCTACTATTCTCAAGGTCATATTCTACCTGCATGAGAAACAAATCCAAATGAAATAACTGTGTCTATATTTATACATAGCAAGATAGTAAAATGTTACATAGATGCATCTGTTTAAGATTAGGATTTGTCTGCTTGAATACAACAATAAGGCCATCATTACTAGTCAACAAATATCAGGCATACCTTTCTGCTGAAACCAACTTCAACAGTACACTAGGCTTACAATGGCTTCAATTGTTTAATCAATACAGCTATAATTAAATTAATTGAATTACCTGTTAGTACATTTGATGGTGAAGCATTTCCTCATATTTTAAAGCCTTGCAGAATTTCTGACAgataatatcaatatcaaaagaAAATTAATTAACGGATGGTGACTAGTATTTTCCTAGGGATCTATAGAAAACTTGAGGATGACCTACCATGACCCTGTCCTCCCCAAGGGAGAGCAGCCTGGGGGCGGTTGAGTCAAGATGTACCCCGAACATGATGTCCCTGATGGGCTTGTAGTGAGCTCGGTGTCGACCCATGTAGGTGTAGGGGCTGCCTGTCCCCCTGCCCTCCTTCTTGTACACTGTCACTGTGTACTCTGCATCCTACAACAGAGACTGACACTGTTACACCGGATGATATATACTGTGATGATATACTTACAGCTGTTGTGAGGTGCTGAGAGTCGTGTGAGAATGCTGTGATGATATACTTACAGCTGTTGCAAGGTACTGTGAGTCATGTGAGAATGCTATGTGGGTGATGGCATCTCTGGCGTAGCGGAACGGCTCCTCCATCTCATCCTGGAGAGTGATGGCATCCAACACTCGCACACACCCATTGGTGAAACCCACAGCTGAAACAATATGACAAGATCTTTTCATAAGCATGTTCACTGAAACAAGAGGCGTCTGATTCTTTAAAAAGAGTCCTCTTTGGGTTTCTtataagcattaaaatgtccatttcaaaatcctacgacagttgtaaccatatttttcactataatgtttacaaaataaaaaaattgtttttggcttgtgagaccacccctgcAGGGCCCCCCTACCGTCAAGAGAGGATAACTCTAAGCGTGAACCtcgtacctcacttttcatgctgtcgtgaACGAACTCAGACGTTTCAGTTTTTCCTCTCAGAGTTTCCTTCTGACTGAACTATGAGTGATAAGGAAGCAAATATTGTGATGCAGCGAGTTACAATAaggttatgaatgaaaaaggcAATGTGCAATCTGTCTATTGCCTTTGCGATAAAGTAAAAAGTACCATACATACAATATTTGCTTCCTTATCACTCACAGTTCAGTCAGTAGGAAATTCTGAGAGGAAAAATtctgaactcactcacaacagcatgaaaagtgaggtacgaGGTTCACATGTAGAGTTATCTGTTCTTGGCTGTGGGGGCCTGTGCGTGTGGTCTCACCAGACAAAAAcaaggtttttgttttgcatatattttatcaaaaatatggttacaactgtcgtaggatTTTGAAATAGACATTTTAATGCTTAAATGTACCACAAGGAggatttcttttgaaaaagaatgtGATAAATCTGATTGTATATCAATACATTGCTATCAAAAGCAGCAACATTATCAGTGATGGACAGTTATGAGACGATAATGAGTATAAGTGTTTATCAATATAACGAATAGGATCAATACTCAAGTTCATGGAAGAATCTTCACAGAAGAATGCAGAACCAGTGTTCCTCTCTGTTAGCCTGAACACTTCGATATAATTTTCAGtagatttaacatttcaaggACTAAAATCAGCTCTACTCACCCAGCAGTGCGCCACTTGGGTCGTATGAACAACACCGTATCAGGTTTCCCCGGTCAAACATACGTGACACCATCACATCCCTGGAACATCCAGTACAGCAATAGGAAACAACATTACAATAGAGACTATGCATTGTGGTTGGATCATCTAGCTTTGTACCATCAGAAACAACATTACAATAGAGACTATGTATCCTGGTTGGATCATGTAGCTTTGTACCATCAGAAACAACATTACAATAGAGACTATGTATCCTGGTTGGATCATGTAGCTTTGTACCATCAGAAACAACATTACAATAGAGACTATGCATCGTGGTTGGATCATCTAGCTTTGTACCATCAGAAACAACATTACAATAGAAACTATGCATTGTGGTTGGATCATCCAGCTTTGTACCATCAGAAACAACATTACAATAGAGACTATGCATCGTGGTTGGATCATCCAGCTTTGTACCATCAGAAACAACATTACAATAGAGACTATGTATCCTGGTTGGATCATGTAGCTTTGTACCATCAGAAACAACATTACAATAGAGACTATGTATCCTGGTTGGATCATGTAGCTTTGTAGCTTTGTACCATCAGAAACAACATTACAATAGAGACTATGTATCCTGGTTGGATCATGTAGCTTTGTACCATCAGAAACAACATTACAATAGAGACTATGTATCCTGGTTGGATCATGTAGCTTTGTACCATCAGAAACAACATTACAATAGAGACTATGCATCGTGGTTGGATCATCTAGCTTTGTACCATCAGAAACAACATTACAATAGAAACTATGCATTGTGGTTGGATCATCCAGCTTTGTACCATCAGAAACAACATTACAATAGAGACTATGCATCGTGGTTGGATCATCCAGCTTTGTACCATCAGAAACAACATTACAATAGAGACTATGTATCCTGGTTGGATCATCCAGCTTTCTACCATCAGAAACAACATTACAATAGAGACTATGTATCCTGGTTGGATCATGTAGCTTTGTAGCTTTGTACCATCAGAAACAACATTACAATAGAGACTATGTATCCTGGTTGGATCATGTAGCTTTGTACCATCAGAAACAACATTACAATAGAGACTATGTATCCTGGTTGGATCATCCAGCTTTGTACCATCAGAAACAACATTACAATAGAGACTATGCATCGTGGTTGGATCATCCAGCTTTGTACCATCAGAAACAACATTACAATAGAGACTATGTATCCTGGTTGGATCATGTAGCTTTGTACCATCAGAAACAACATTACAATAGAGACTATGTATCCTGGTTGGATCATATAGCTTTGTAGCTTTGTACCATCAGAAACAACATTACAATAGAGACTATGTATCCTGGTTGGATCATGTAGCTTTGTACCATCAGAAACAACATTACAATAGAGACTATGTATCCTGGTTGGATCATCCAGTTTTGTACCATCAGAAACAACATTACAATAGAGACTATGTATCCTGGTTGGATCATCCAGCTTTGTACCATCAGAAACAACATTACAATAGAGACTATGTATCCTGGTTGGATCATGTAGCTTTGTACCATCAGAAACAACATTACAATAGAGACTATGTATCCTGGTTGGATCATCCAGCTTTGTACAATCAGAAACAATGTTACATCTCAAAAGGTTTAAAATCATCACATTCAACACTGGTACCCTGAATTCTTTGACAGAGAACCAAAATTTCTATGTTTACTGTAAAAATAGCATGAGTAAATCTACACCACAATACTTACTTTTGCTCATAGTTCCAGATTTTCAGAAGTCCAGAGTAACTGCCGATTGCTAGGTAAGGACTAGATTAGAAAGAATGGACACAAAAGTTGAAATAATGTTCCTGCagatatataatgaaatgatCATTATAACATTTATGATTTCAAACGAAACCCTGCATCCCCTTCATCTCCTGGGCTCATGGTCAACTGGGTTCAAGCCCCTTATTTATTCCTGTGGATGTTGAAATCGCAAATTTCCCTCCCTAGTTTTTCACTGACGAATCAAATGTCATGGCAAGGAAATGGGGCTAGTTGGCTTGCCATGTCAACATCGCTAAGCAAACAATGAAACTTGTCTGCATAACTCACATTCTGATTGCTCTGCCTGACTGACAAGCACAGGATATCAAATGGGCTGATGAAAATCAAGGGCAGGTAATTTGAGATTTTCTGAACCATGGGAATGGGGCTAAATATACCAAGTTTACTTGAATGCAAGCCTTGGAGGTATGCAGGGTGACAGCACAATAAgaatttacattcattatacagTTACATCCACTCATATCTAACATCAGATACACTCTGCTCAGGTAAAAGTTCTAAAGATGTATAATAAATTAGCGACATACTGGGAGACATTTCcaaattattatttaataaatTTATGATCTAACGCATGACACACTACAGATGTCTTAAACATTAGTCAGACAAAACTTCCCACTAAATCGGTTAATAAGTTTCCACAAGATTGTTAATTACTTTCAGagtgtatgtatatttactgcagacacaatattattgtgaagggaGGATGCTCTAGTAATAGTACCCATTTGGGGCAGTCAACTCACCTTGTGGGATGGGAGGCCAGCGCATGGATGGAAGCATCATGTTCCCGATGGATCACCTGATGGAAGGAGAAATCACATGACAAGTTAATAGATACAGCATAGGGTTTTCTAAAAACCACAAAATCCCACAGGGCAAGCAACTTTAAGAAAGTAGTTTCcatttgccctgatttttatacatacatacaaacaaaaatttATAAAGTGCTTTTTATCAATGCAATTTGTATCATCTGTAACCTATAGAGGACTTGTTTTGGCACACCATACAGCAAAGAGGTACAATAGTCCAAGCGTGATGTCACACATGCCTGAACTAGAGCTTGTGCAGATGTCACGTCCAGGTATCGACAAATTATTACACAATCATGATgctgtaattatgaaagaataaatcagcaTGGTACAAGATGGTAATGTTTAGcggactatttattgagaagtgataaatagcaagaAAAGATAACGCTGCTTTGTTATCATTGTTAAACAttgatcattatcattattcaaTAGCTCCAGTTTGAgcagatgtgaaatgaaatccaagtttatttgcagtttgaaaccgcAAGCAGAAATTGTCCATTAGCCCATgcacaagtaagataccataaTTTGAttgttgaaatgaaaactgactttccAGGATGTTGGGCAATGGGACTTTTTAACCCCTGCAATACTGGCTGCAGATCCTGTGGGTGCTGACCTATTATATCATCTTTATACTAAACTGATAGGACCAAACTTTGCCACTCAGAATATTGATACCTTTTGGAACACTCTGATCATGACAAGATAAAACTGCAGATAATGTGAAAACCtctaaaagaaatattttagagcacttttcaaaataaaaacggTTTGAAGTGGCCATTATTAGTAGTGAACTTGGCACACAAAGTACAAAACCTTTTTTCCATATTTGACTGACAAAGTATATTGGATGGTCATTGAAAGACAAGCAATCATTGGTGTTAGAATGGGCAACAGAAATATTGCTCCAAAGATATATACTGTATCCATGTGTGCACTTCCATGAACAGTTTAACATCTGGTATACTGTCATGTCCGCTGGTTACTTTTGCTGGTTCTAGTCTTAACATTCTAAGTATCAGCAGACTTCAGTGTTGTCATCTTAGTATACTGAATAGGACCAAACACACTGCAACTCTTCAATATCTGACCAAGTCagaatcattttaaaaaaacacagaataaaaatgttcattcaaAACATGCTTTCACTTACATATGAGGGTCTGGGGaaattgtatatatttaagCTGGAACAATCAATTTAATCTTTCTGAACACCCTGATGTGGGATGCAGTCACAATGATATAGGTCTGTTTATTGCTCTGGTGAAACCCACAAGCATGGATCTGGTGCTGGAGTGTAGAATTAATCTGGTATTCAAACCCAAGAACACAGGTTCCTGGCACACCAAAGGGAGGAGGCAAATCTATAAAAACATTTACCAGGCTTGTGATGACAATTATGGcttattaaaacaacaaacaaagagtTTGGTAAAAATGGTAATATTGTGTAACTTGTACAAACCTCAACTTTGGTGCCATCTGCTGTGATGTTgccaaatattgcaatattgctgCCGACAACAAAATCTCGGACAACAAATTTCCTGGCAGCAATGGTGGCATCTGGGGGGTACTTGGTGTTCTCTGCCGCTCTGTCACAAACAATACACACCAGTCAAACATTAGGCAAACTACATGCAGAAAACTAACATTAGGAAAACAACATGTTCTGCCAATCACTAGGgaaacaacaagcacagttacacAATGGGGACACAATATATATAGCCAAACAATGGGGACCCAACAAAcacaatattaaaacaacaTGCACTGTCAAACAATGGGGAACAATGAGAACAGTCAAACACTGGGGCAATGCACAGTGAAACACTGGGAGGACAACATGTACAGTCAAATAATGGGGAACAAGAAGCTCAGTAAAACAACAATTACTGTCGAACAATATGAAATAATGCAGTCTGCAATATAtcagtctgggccagacagtggtggacagcatgagcatgttATCTAGGGGGATACATGACCAGTTCTGTAGTGAGTCAAAGACAGGGCCACATATTTTGGCAAATCAGTTCTTTTGTGGCATAATCTGTACAAGACGaagaaaatgataataatattcaAAATACTCATTGCATCaatcaaatcctcaaaagtaaACATGACCTCATATAAGTGTTAAACCTACTACCATCACAAAATATAAATTCTTGAAATGTACTACACTTTAAGACACTTTAAGAATGTTTGTGTC
The window above is part of the Haliotis asinina isolate JCU_RB_2024 chromosome 1, JCU_Hal_asi_v2, whole genome shotgun sequence genome. Proteins encoded here:
- the LOC137285409 gene encoding cilia- and flagella-associated protein 251-like isoform X2, which produces MSSSALNMVWSFGLNRSIPVLNLTDGVRKVIMYPCAHVGVLYDFHNNKQHILQGHANPITCTCVSEDKRWLVTGDKGSDSMVIVWDTYTGIPIQTMFDPNPEGGVVAVALTPDARYLATLSASERQILSIWDWTIDGETPVCTAELDAKYGVQNYIFFNPENIHFLVTNSESQVIFFQWEERRMEYFAPPLTDQDFNKPVGRYSQSIFQAGSTRALTGTSLGNLVVWDNNQVLTKVITSEQTANKKALKIIKLQDRGINVLTITDKYIVVGDIAGHVKFFDQSLKLIYWYQDFGLGPVNALSFSFVPEFTPVAAENTKYPPDATIAARKFVVRDFVVGSNIAIFGNITADGTKVEVIHREHDASIHALASHPTSPYLAIGSYSGLLKIWNYEQKDVMVSRMFDRGNLIRCCSYDPSGALLAVGFTNGCVRVLDAITLQDEMEEPFRYARDAITHIAFSHDSQYLATADAEYTVTVYKKEGRGTGSPYTYMGRHRAHYKPIRDIMFGVHLDSTAPRLLSLGEDRVMVEYDLENSSRDNIKLSSADRIEQSAVPLCMAWYPPITKEHFILTANDQYKFKLYNTTTKMCRKTLLGPTYGSPVTKIQVIPTKDEVKNKRYLAYTTEDKVGMSILPLTGNPHNSMALVAHPCRVANLTCSSDGRYLFTAGGADAAVHMWEVNISALEAQAQLGGEDLIPFYGLLDGGRDGDLFAELEDYFYYAQIRSQSVNTMETRQVSIKIQLSEVPFVMRAMGFYPSEQEIEDMLNEVKFSKYVETGQYVNDIDLGDFIKLYVNHRPAFGLSPEKILWAFDTLGIPTDQGPAIERGELLEILQSKGEHMTEYELAEYLTTLMGFNPEGGKCELQNFDATAAGDLIDQNLPYTVTGEMFSKEILGFSMYDGNSAPPS